The Thermococcus thermotolerans genome contains a region encoding:
- the tes gene encoding tetraether lipid synthase Tes: MAESVGEVPSGEKEFDQLTRRIRDIVEFPEISEEEFEEMLRKASRAYGGHLPHRTYSLCPETRRVVPAVVWEKDGMVWITKRCPEGMITDLYYEDVEQYYRFQRWKFDFKLMSANVDASGVNCPLDCGLCARHRSHTSLLNIVLTNRCNLSCWYCFFYAKEGQPIYEPTLEQIRMMLRNAKKEHPIGANAVQLTGGEPTLREDLIEIIRIAKEEGYDHVQLNTDGIKLAFEPELVKEIRKAGVNVLYLSYDGMTPQTNWKNHWEIPLIFENVRKASGPGIVLVPTTIRNVNDHELGAIINFGLNHLDIVRGVNFQPISLVGRVPKKERQRFRITIPGAIKRIEEQTHGAIAREDWYPIPIAGHIARFFEAFSGSKYYMTSHYGCGAATYVFLDREKKRVVPIGRFLDVEGFVEYLESKAEEIEGWKSMGRLHKLKLGAEIFMKFKSFYDEKYAPEGLGVLDLIKNAFVHGNYDALGKFHLNALFLGMMHFMDEYNYDVERVERCVIHYAMPDGRIVPFCTFNVIPELYRDKVQAQFSYTWEEWKALHPDWEYRKDKYIRTKEFVERMKNSELYRKTYVDIEDYLGVMEKA; this comes from the coding sequence ATGGCAGAGAGCGTTGGTGAAGTGCCCAGCGGCGAAAAGGAATTCGACCAGCTGACGAGGAGGATCAGGGATATAGTCGAGTTTCCGGAGATCAGCGAGGAGGAGTTCGAGGAGATGCTTAGGAAGGCCAGCAGGGCTTACGGTGGACATCTGCCCCACAGGACGTACTCCCTCTGCCCGGAAACCAGAAGGGTCGTTCCGGCAGTCGTCTGGGAGAAGGACGGTATGGTGTGGATAACGAAGCGCTGTCCGGAAGGTATGATAACCGACCTCTACTATGAGGATGTTGAACAGTACTACCGGTTCCAGCGGTGGAAGTTTGACTTCAAGCTTATGAGTGCCAACGTTGACGCCTCGGGCGTCAACTGCCCCCTCGACTGCGGTCTCTGCGCTAGGCATCGCTCCCACACCAGCCTGCTCAACATAGTTCTCACCAACCGCTGCAATCTGAGCTGCTGGTACTGCTTCTTCTATGCCAAGGAGGGCCAGCCGATATACGAGCCAACCCTTGAGCAGATAAGGATGATGCTCCGCAATGCAAAGAAGGAGCACCCCATCGGGGCAAACGCCGTTCAGCTCACCGGAGGCGAGCCGACCCTCCGCGAGGACCTCATAGAGATAATCAGGATCGCCAAGGAGGAAGGCTACGACCACGTCCAGCTCAACACGGACGGAATAAAGCTCGCCTTCGAGCCGGAGCTGGTCAAAGAGATACGCAAGGCAGGGGTCAACGTGCTGTACCTCAGCTACGACGGAATGACCCCCCAGACCAACTGGAAGAACCACTGGGAGATACCGCTCATCTTTGAGAACGTGAGGAAGGCCAGCGGGCCAGGAATAGTCCTCGTGCCGACCACCATAAGGAACGTCAACGATCACGAGCTCGGGGCGATAATCAACTTCGGCCTCAACCACCTCGACATCGTCCGCGGTGTAAACTTCCAGCCGATTTCCCTCGTAGGGAGGGTTCCGAAGAAGGAGCGCCAGCGCTTTAGAATAACCATACCGGGCGCGATAAAGAGGATAGAGGAGCAGACCCACGGTGCCATAGCCAGGGAGGACTGGTATCCGATTCCGATAGCGGGGCATATAGCCAGGTTCTTTGAGGCGTTCTCGGGCAGTAAGTACTACATGACCAGCCACTACGGCTGCGGTGCCGCCACCTACGTCTTCCTGGACAGGGAGAAGAAGAGGGTCGTCCCGATTGGAAGGTTCCTTGATGTGGAAGGCTTCGTTGAGTACCTGGAGAGCAAGGCGGAGGAGATAGAGGGCTGGAAGAGCATGGGCAGGCTCCACAAACTCAAGCTCGGCGCCGAGATATTCATGAAGTTCAAGAGCTTCTACGACGAGAAGTACGCCCCCGAAGGGCTCGGTGTCCTCGACCTCATAAAGAACGCCTTTGTCCACGGCAACTACGACGCCCTCGGAAAGTTCCACCTCAACGCACTCTTCCTGGGAATGATGCACTTCATGGACGAGTACAACTACGACGTCGAGAGGGTTGAGCGCTGCGTCATCCACTACGCCATGCCGGACGGAAGGATAGTGCCCTTCTGTACCTTCAACGTGATCCCGGAGCTCTACAGGGACAAGGTGCAGGCCCAGTTCAGCTACACCTGGGAGGAGTGGAAGGCGCTCCATCCTGACTGGGAGTACCGGAAGGACAAGTACATCAGAACGAAGGAGTTCGTTGAGCGGATGAAGAACAGCGAGCTCTACAGGAAGACCTACGTCGACATCGAGGACTACCTCGGAGTCATGGAAAAGGCGTGA
- the udg gene encoding type-4 uracil-DNA glycosylase, translating to MGREEAMRKLEERIRACQKCPLGQLRTNAVPGSGSYDAKIMFVGEAPGYWEDQKGLPFVGRAGKVLDELLAEIGLTREEVYITNIVKCRPPENRDPTDEEIRACSSYLDRQIDIIRPKVIVPLGRHSMRYILEKFGFEAEPISKIHGKTFEANTLFGRFVIMPMYHPAVALYRPPLKEELRKDFQRLKELIKGSP from the coding sequence ATGGGCAGGGAAGAGGCAATGAGAAAGCTTGAGGAGCGGATTAGGGCGTGCCAGAAGTGCCCGCTCGGCCAGCTCAGAACGAACGCCGTGCCCGGTTCGGGAAGCTACGATGCAAAAATCATGTTCGTCGGGGAAGCACCGGGGTACTGGGAAGATCAAAAGGGCCTCCCCTTCGTTGGGAGAGCCGGTAAAGTTCTCGATGAGCTTTTGGCTGAGATAGGCCTCACCAGGGAAGAGGTCTACATCACCAACATCGTGAAGTGCCGTCCCCCAGAAAACCGCGACCCCACCGATGAGGAGATCAGGGCCTGCTCCTCCTACCTCGACAGGCAGATTGACATCATCAGGCCGAAGGTCATAGTCCCGCTCGGCAGGCACTCGATGCGCTATATCCTTGAGAAGTTTGGCTTCGAAGCCGAGCCGATAAGCAAAATCCACGGAAAAACTTTCGAGGCAAACACCCTTTTCGGGAGATTCGTCATAATGCCGATGTATCATCCGGCAGTGGCCCTATACCGTCCCCCGCTGAAGGAAGAGCTGAGGAAGGATTTTCAGAGGTTGAAAGAGCTTATCAAGGGCTCTCCATGA
- a CDS encoding Na+/H+ antiporter NhaC family protein — MSDFGILSLLPPLVAIILAIWTKRVILALFAGVWIGGVMVSGWNPVTGTTQTLDWIVANATDDWNVKILLFDFLIGAGVGLIYKSGGAYAIGRALASKVKSSRGASLMGWLLGVLIFFDDYTNTIIVGNTMRPITDRTRVSREMLAYIDDSTAAPVAGLAIVSTWIGYEVGLIGDAFSKLNVDLTSVGGAYGAWAHSVPFRFYSILAIILVFIVALTHRHYGAMLQAEMRARKEGKVLRDGARPLMTTEVDLGMPKEGGSVHIFIWPILTLIFVTLYGMWYTGGGGEVYATDGLMGVLGNSDSALALLWGSFAMVVVALFLVLVTRQMTVEEAEDAIVRGMKQMVIANTILLLAWSIKSATDAVGTAPYIVDLAKSAGVTGSWVPLIVFLISMFISFTTGTSWGTFSIMLPIAIPLAYGVTGYLGPEVFAAIGAVFAGGIFGDHCSPISDTTIMSSMFSGSDHIDHVTTQVPYAMTASGVGIILYLLFGLGVHTWWILLPLGLVLLVGAWYFLSEWYGRKYGIPHGKVPVYVAEE, encoded by the coding sequence ATGTCGGACTTCGGTATACTATCTCTGCTGCCACCTCTGGTGGCTATTATACTGGCGATATGGACGAAGAGGGTTATCCTAGCGCTGTTCGCCGGTGTCTGGATTGGCGGCGTTATGGTATCGGGCTGGAACCCAGTGACTGGAACCACCCAGACCCTCGACTGGATAGTGGCGAACGCCACCGACGACTGGAACGTCAAGATACTGCTGTTCGACTTCCTCATTGGAGCCGGCGTCGGGCTGATCTATAAGTCCGGCGGTGCATACGCGATAGGCCGCGCCCTCGCGAGCAAGGTTAAAAGCAGCCGCGGCGCCTCGCTGATGGGATGGCTCCTCGGCGTGCTCATCTTCTTCGACGACTACACCAACACCATCATCGTCGGAAACACCATGAGGCCCATCACCGACAGGACAAGGGTTTCGAGGGAGATGCTCGCCTACATAGACGACTCAACGGCCGCACCGGTCGCCGGTCTGGCTATAGTCTCGACCTGGATAGGCTACGAGGTGGGTCTCATCGGCGACGCCTTCAGCAAGCTGAACGTTGACCTGACGTCCGTTGGGGGCGCCTATGGTGCGTGGGCCCACAGCGTTCCCTTCAGGTTCTACTCGATACTCGCGATAATACTCGTCTTCATCGTGGCGCTCACCCACAGGCACTACGGGGCCATGCTCCAGGCCGAGATGCGCGCAAGGAAGGAGGGCAAAGTCCTCCGCGACGGCGCCAGGCCCCTCATGACAACGGAAGTCGACCTGGGGATGCCCAAGGAAGGAGGAAGCGTTCACATCTTCATATGGCCCATACTGACGCTGATCTTCGTCACGCTCTACGGCATGTGGTACACCGGTGGTGGGGGCGAGGTCTACGCCACCGACGGACTGATGGGGGTCCTCGGGAACTCCGACTCTGCACTGGCGCTCCTCTGGGGAAGCTTCGCGATGGTCGTTGTTGCCCTCTTCCTCGTGCTCGTCACCAGGCAGATGACGGTTGAGGAGGCCGAGGACGCGATAGTCCGCGGCATGAAGCAGATGGTTATTGCCAACACCATACTCCTCCTGGCATGGAGCATCAAGAGCGCCACCGACGCCGTTGGAACCGCACCCTACATCGTCGACCTCGCCAAGAGCGCCGGCGTTACAGGAAGCTGGGTGCCCCTGATAGTGTTCCTCATCTCGATGTTCATCTCATTCACGACCGGAACGAGCTGGGGAACCTTCAGCATCATGCTGCCGATAGCGATACCCCTCGCCTACGGCGTTACCGGCTACCTCGGTCCGGAGGTCTTCGCGGCAATCGGTGCCGTCTTCGCAGGAGGAATATTCGGCGACCACTGCTCCCCGATCAGCGATACGACAATCATGAGCTCTATGTTCAGCGGTTCCGACCACATAGACCACGTCACGACCCAGGTTCCCTACGCGATGACCGCCTCGGGCGTCGGCATAATACTCTACCTCCTCTTCGGACTCGGAGTCCACACCTGGTGGATCCTCCTGCCACTTGGTCTGGTGCTCCTCGTCGGAGCCTGGTACTTCCTCAGCGAGTGGTACGGCAGGAAGTACGGCATACCCCACGGCAAGGTGCCGGTCTACGTGGCCGAGGAGTGA
- a CDS encoding pantoate kinase gives MLVRAFVPAHITAFFVPVFHDDPLKAGSLGAGVNLDKGVNVFASVEEGSLERHVHIAFNGEPVGKKRAVISYSVADELVPEDFRGEVEIWQYFDFPNGYGFGNSAGGALGTALALSYTFGGTWLRAAQTAHKYEVLNRGGLGDVIAQLAGGIEVRVKAGGPGIGVVDNLFFEGYKVLVVPLGRLSTREVLDGDVVRTIEREGKEALEKLLLEPRPERMMTLARGFAERTGLLSGELLELAGEIDRVLRNPSSMIMLGRGLFALLREDEVEKAISLVSDLDLPYDVTGIHEGRPVVGRWVG, from the coding sequence GTGCTCGTCAGGGCTTTCGTTCCGGCTCACATAACGGCTTTCTTCGTCCCGGTGTTTCACGATGACCCTCTAAAAGCAGGCTCCCTTGGTGCGGGCGTGAACCTCGACAAGGGTGTCAACGTCTTCGCGAGCGTCGAGGAGGGCTCCCTTGAGAGGCACGTACACATAGCCTTCAACGGCGAGCCGGTTGGGAAGAAGAGGGCAGTCATAAGCTACTCCGTCGCGGATGAACTCGTTCCAGAGGATTTCCGCGGAGAGGTTGAAATCTGGCAGTACTTCGATTTTCCGAACGGGTACGGCTTCGGCAACAGCGCCGGCGGCGCTCTGGGAACGGCCTTAGCGTTAAGCTACACCTTCGGCGGGACGTGGCTTAGGGCCGCTCAGACAGCGCACAAGTATGAGGTCCTCAACAGGGGCGGCCTTGGGGATGTGATAGCCCAGCTCGCCGGTGGGATAGAGGTTCGCGTTAAGGCAGGTGGCCCGGGAATCGGGGTTGTTGACAACCTGTTCTTCGAGGGATACAAAGTCCTCGTCGTCCCCCTTGGAAGGCTATCAACGAGAGAAGTTCTGGACGGCGATGTCGTGAGAACCATAGAGCGCGAGGGGAAGGAGGCCCTTGAGAAGCTCCTCCTGGAACCGAGGCCTGAGAGAATGATGACCCTCGCGAGAGGGTTCGCGGAGAGAACCGGCCTCCTGAGCGGTGAGCTCCTTGAGCTGGCGGGGGAGATTGATAGGGTACTCAGGAATCCCAGCTCCATGATAATGCTGGGCAGGGGTCTCTTTGCCCTTCTCCGGGAGGACGAGGTGGAGAAGGCCATAAGCTTGGTCTCCGACCTCGACCTGCCCTACGATGTGACCGGAATCCATGAGGGCAGGCCCGTGGTGGGAAGGTGGGTCGGCTAA
- a CDS encoding ATP-dependent DNA ligase — MKYAELADLYRRLEKTTLKTLKTRFVSDFLKRTPDELLEIIPYLILGKVFPDWDERELGVGEKLLIKAVSMATGVPEREIENSVRDTGDLGESVALALKKKKQKSFFSQPLTIKRVYGTFIKIAEASGQGSQDRKLKYLANLFMDAQPEEGKYLARTVLGTMRTGVAEGLMRDAIASAFGVKAELVERAYMLTSDFGYVAKVAKLEGNDGLSKVRIQVGKPIRPMLAQNAASVKEALAEMGGKAVFEIKYDGARVQVHKDGSRVVIYSRRLENVTKSIPEVVDAVLESVKAEKAIVEGELVAVGEGGKPRPFQYVLRRFRRKYNIEEMVEKIPLELNLFDVLYVDGEGLIDTPFSERRKRLEGIISPGERIRLAEQLVTTSVEEAEAFYKKALEIGHEGLMAKRLDSVYEPGNRGKKWLKIKPTMEDLDLVIIGAEWGEGRRAHLLGSFLVAAFDPHSGEFVPVGKVGSGFTDEDLAEFTRMLKPLIVREEGKYVEIEPKVVIQVTYQEIQKSPKYESGFALRFPRYVALREDKSPEEADTIERIAQLYEFQERFKAKR; from the coding sequence ATGAAATACGCCGAACTGGCCGACCTTTACAGACGCCTTGAAAAAACGACACTCAAGACCCTCAAGACGAGGTTCGTCTCCGATTTTCTGAAGAGAACCCCCGATGAGCTCCTTGAGATAATACCGTACCTCATTCTCGGAAAGGTATTTCCCGACTGGGATGAGAGAGAACTCGGCGTTGGTGAGAAGCTCCTCATAAAGGCCGTCTCCATGGCAACCGGCGTTCCCGAGAGGGAGATAGAGAACTCGGTGAGGGACACCGGCGATTTGGGAGAGAGCGTCGCCCTTGCCCTGAAGAAGAAAAAGCAGAAGAGCTTCTTCTCCCAGCCCCTCACGATAAAGCGCGTTTACGGCACGTTCATTAAGATAGCAGAGGCGAGCGGGCAGGGCAGTCAGGACAGAAAGCTGAAGTACCTGGCCAACCTCTTCATGGATGCTCAACCCGAGGAGGGCAAGTACCTCGCCAGAACGGTTCTGGGAACGATGAGAACCGGCGTTGCCGAGGGACTCATGAGGGACGCCATAGCGAGCGCCTTTGGAGTCAAGGCAGAGCTCGTCGAGAGGGCCTACATGCTCACCAGCGACTTCGGATACGTGGCGAAGGTGGCCAAACTTGAGGGCAATGATGGCCTCTCAAAGGTCAGAATTCAGGTGGGCAAGCCTATAAGACCGATGCTCGCCCAGAACGCGGCCAGTGTGAAGGAAGCCCTGGCGGAGATGGGTGGGAAGGCGGTATTCGAGATAAAGTACGACGGCGCGCGCGTCCAGGTTCACAAGGATGGTAGCAGGGTTGTTATCTACTCCCGCCGGCTGGAGAACGTGACGAAGTCCATCCCCGAGGTTGTTGACGCTGTTTTGGAGAGCGTAAAAGCTGAAAAGGCCATCGTGGAGGGCGAGCTCGTTGCCGTGGGCGAGGGCGGGAAGCCCCGGCCCTTCCAGTACGTGCTGAGGCGCTTCAGGAGAAAGTACAACATCGAGGAGATGGTGGAAAAAATCCCGCTGGAGCTGAACCTCTTCGACGTCCTCTACGTTGACGGTGAGGGTCTGATAGACACGCCCTTCTCCGAGCGCAGAAAGAGGCTGGAGGGGATAATCTCTCCGGGGGAGCGGATAAGGCTGGCTGAGCAGCTGGTAACCACCAGCGTCGAGGAGGCCGAGGCGTTCTATAAGAAAGCCCTTGAGATCGGCCACGAGGGACTGATGGCGAAGCGCCTGGATTCGGTTTATGAGCCGGGAAACAGGGGCAAGAAGTGGCTCAAGATAAAGCCCACGATGGAGGACCTCGACCTCGTTATAATCGGCGCCGAATGGGGTGAAGGAAGGCGCGCACACCTCCTCGGCTCCTTCCTGGTTGCGGCCTTTGACCCCCACAGCGGAGAGTTCGTCCCGGTCGGAAAGGTCGGGAGCGGCTTCACCGACGAGGACTTGGCAGAGTTCACCAGGATGCTCAAGCCGCTCATAGTTCGCGAGGAAGGCAAGTACGTCGAGATAGAGCCGAAGGTCGTTATCCAGGTCACCTACCAGGAGATACAGAAGAGCCCGAAGTACGAGAGCGGCTTTGCCCTCCGCTTCCCGCGCTACGTCGCTTTGAGGGAGGACAAGAGTCCGGAGGAAGCGGACACTATCGAGCGCATAGCCCAGCTTTACGAGTTCCAGGAACGGTTTAAGGCGAAGCGCTGA
- a CDS encoding PrsW family glutamic-type intramembrane protease: MLTPERVIGYYFGVITIAGGLSVLLAVRYTLRRWRSFPESGWKVQSFAIGVLGLIIASILEAPLLFLKTWVALAFAAGIVEESVKLLPLKFFERSQEWEKWKLVIGTGLFLGVVEGIMYTAGIFALNQPAYLVGVRLVLVGLHTVWAAITIGFLLGETGWKRFTGLAFSMIAHALYDLPPLAVADGYPGTVVAYLAGLSTGFLIVTPLMAKKAAELAGRLVPEKDEGTGEVPENIEETEEISASP, from the coding sequence ATGCTCACACCGGAAAGGGTCATCGGATACTACTTCGGGGTCATAACCATAGCTGGCGGCCTCTCCGTTCTGCTGGCAGTTAGATACACCCTCCGGAGATGGCGCTCCTTCCCCGAGAGCGGCTGGAAGGTTCAATCCTTCGCCATCGGAGTGCTCGGCCTCATTATAGCCTCGATCCTTGAGGCACCCCTTCTGTTCCTCAAGACGTGGGTTGCACTGGCCTTCGCGGCGGGGATAGTCGAAGAGTCGGTGAAGCTCCTGCCCCTGAAGTTCTTCGAGCGCTCTCAGGAGTGGGAGAAATGGAAGCTCGTCATTGGTACCGGACTGTTCCTGGGAGTCGTGGAAGGAATAATGTACACCGCTGGAATCTTCGCCCTTAACCAACCGGCTTATCTCGTGGGTGTCAGACTAGTTCTCGTTGGACTGCACACTGTGTGGGCGGCCATCACGATAGGCTTTCTGCTAGGCGAGACCGGATGGAAGCGCTTCACTGGTCTGGCCTTCTCGATGATCGCCCATGCCCTCTATGATCTCCCACCACTGGCAGTTGCCGACGGCTACCCCGGAACCGTTGTGGCTTATCTTGCCGGACTGTCGACAGGTTTCCTCATCGTGACACCGCTAATGGCAAAAAAGGCCGCCGAGCTGGCGGGGAGACTTGTTCCAGAGAAGGATGAAGGAACGGGCGAAGTGCCGGAGAATATTGAAGAGACGGAGGAAATCAGCGCTTCGCCTTAA
- the pyrE gene encoding orotate phosphoribosyltransferase, producing the protein MGDMKDQLIDMFFSEGAILFGHFVLTSGKESDYYINVKRLSTNPNALKLIARLMAEEVQKAGINFDRVAGPELGAVLIATALSLETGKPLVIVRKKPKGHGTGSQIEGEVMPGDRILLVEDVTTTGGSVLKAAEVLEKAGAEIVTISVVVDREEGAGERIGKRYRFIPLVTVSELFARRDSAGVEE; encoded by the coding sequence ATGGGGGACATGAAGGATCAGCTCATTGATATGTTCTTCTCCGAGGGGGCCATACTCTTCGGGCATTTTGTGCTCACTTCGGGGAAGGAGAGTGACTATTACATAAACGTCAAGAGGCTCAGCACGAACCCTAATGCACTCAAACTTATCGCGAGGCTGATGGCGGAAGAAGTCCAAAAGGCCGGGATAAACTTCGACCGCGTTGCCGGTCCCGAGCTTGGGGCCGTGCTGATAGCGACGGCCCTATCGCTGGAAACCGGAAAGCCCCTCGTCATAGTCCGCAAGAAGCCCAAAGGGCACGGTACGGGGAGCCAGATAGAGGGCGAGGTCATGCCCGGCGATAGGATCCTCCTCGTCGAGGATGTCACAACAACCGGCGGAAGTGTTCTGAAAGCCGCTGAGGTTCTGGAGAAGGCCGGAGCTGAGATAGTCACCATAAGCGTGGTCGTTGACAGGGAAGAGGGGGCAGGCGAGAGAATAGGAAAGAGGTACAGATTCATACCCCTTGTCACGGTCTCAGAGCTTTTTGCCCGCAGGGACTCTGCCGGAGTGGAGGAATGA
- a CDS encoding MinD/ParA family ATP-binding protein, with the protein MVSVVITGRGGAGKTTMTANLGTYFSKNGYRTLVIDGDLYLPKLSFHFGIYNPIYNLHTLLKNPKMRALDAVYHDINTGVDVLPGSSRLYDVIDLDNKRLRNIVREISTRYQLTIIDSPVGIPFDTISTFRLAQYQLIVLEIERSPIRSIHRMIENEVIKLKALGEAYGLRVGVIINKVRESSHNIDDVVDFLEYSVDIPVVGIIPYDHKVPEATNIGRPVLDYAPHAPASKAIREAGDILNEWIFGKRREGLLHRLYEAISSFLHSGRVPAGKKL; encoded by the coding sequence GTGGTATCAGTGGTGATAACCGGCAGGGGTGGCGCTGGAAAAACCACAATGACCGCCAACCTAGGCACGTACTTTTCCAAGAACGGATACAGGACACTCGTCATAGACGGTGACCTGTACCTGCCCAAACTTTCATTTCATTTCGGGATATACAACCCGATATACAACCTGCACACCCTCCTGAAAAATCCCAAAATGCGCGCTCTGGATGCCGTCTACCACGACATCAACACAGGTGTCGATGTGCTTCCGGGTAGCTCAAGGCTGTACGATGTCATCGACCTCGACAACAAACGACTCAGGAACATCGTGAGGGAGATTTCAACGAGGTACCAGCTGACGATAATAGACTCCCCAGTTGGCATACCCTTCGACACTATATCGACCTTCCGGCTCGCTCAGTATCAGCTCATCGTGCTCGAAATAGAGCGCTCCCCGATACGCTCGATCCACAGAATGATCGAGAACGAAGTCATCAAGCTCAAGGCCCTGGGCGAGGCCTACGGGCTGAGGGTAGGGGTAATAATAAACAAGGTCAGGGAATCGTCCCACAACATCGATGACGTTGTGGACTTCCTTGAGTACAGCGTCGATATCCCCGTTGTCGGGATCATCCCCTACGACCATAAGGTTCCTGAAGCAACAAACATAGGGAGACCTGTTCTCGACTACGCACCCCACGCTCCGGCGTCAAAGGCCATTAGGGAGGCCGGCGACATCCTGAACGAGTGGATATTCGGAAAGAGGAGGGAGGGCCTGCTCCACAGGCTATATGAGGCAATAAGCTCATTCCTCCACTCCGGCAGAGTCCCTGCGGGCAAAAAGCTCTGA
- a CDS encoding helix-turn-helix domain-containing protein — MFGRRKDVVYKVLATKKRAVALQALSAELETPMPAVLKTVKQLESDGLVEVFYGQNKASIMVRAKTIEDFI; from the coding sequence ATGTTCGGCAGGCGTAAGGACGTTGTTTATAAGGTTCTTGCCACCAAAAAGAGGGCCGTGGCGCTCCAGGCCCTGAGTGCCGAGCTTGAAACACCAATGCCCGCGGTTCTCAAAACCGTCAAACAGCTTGAATCCGACGGTCTGGTGGAGGTCTTCTACGGCCAGAACAAGGCTTCAATAATGGTCAGGGCAAAGACCATAGAGGATTTCATCTGA
- the rlmD gene encoding 23S rRNA (uracil(1939)-C(5))-methyltransferase RlmD, with the protein MRGIVERLDNEGLGVVRLGKRDVHVPFTAPGDEVEVRRWRKRKRTLVATDFEVTKPSPMRIEPRCPHFGTCGGCLLQHIPYDEQVRFKSDKLSQILGFDVNVIPSSVIYGHRNRIDVVISTNGIGFRRRGTWWDAVDIEGCPVFGDSSRKVLRSLRDFIEDFKPSLYEIRRNEGFLRYIVIREGKFTGELMVNLVTSEGELPAEFPEYFDYATSVYWSVNRTKSDVSYGDVERFWGSEFIRERLDDVTYLIHPNSFFQTNSYGAVNLLREVAKLIDGERVLDLYSGVGTFGIYLAKRGFSVEGVEVNPFAVEMANKNAQLNGVEATFRIGEDKDVENLSKYDTVIVDPPRAGLHPRLVRKFLKEGPQTIVYVSCNPKTLRDNLNVLSEKYSVESAVGLDMFPHTPHVETVVKLKLKV; encoded by the coding sequence ATGCGCGGGATCGTTGAGAGGCTTGACAACGAGGGACTGGGAGTTGTGAGGCTTGGAAAGAGGGATGTCCATGTTCCCTTCACGGCACCTGGCGACGAGGTGGAGGTAAGGAGATGGCGAAAGAGGAAGAGAACCCTCGTGGCGACCGATTTTGAAGTGACAAAGCCTTCTCCGATGCGGATTGAGCCGAGGTGCCCCCACTTCGGGACATGCGGCGGGTGCCTGCTCCAGCATATTCCCTACGACGAACAGGTCAGGTTCAAATCTGACAAGTTGTCCCAAATTCTGGGTTTTGATGTCAATGTTATCCCGTCATCAGTGATATATGGTCACAGAAATCGTATTGATGTTGTTATTTCGACAAACGGTATCGGCTTCAGGCGGCGCGGTACGTGGTGGGACGCTGTCGATATTGAGGGGTGTCCCGTCTTCGGCGACTCCAGCCGGAAGGTTCTCCGCTCCCTGAGGGACTTCATAGAGGACTTTAAACCGAGCCTGTATGAGATCCGCAGGAACGAGGGGTTTTTGAGATACATAGTTATCCGGGAGGGCAAGTTCACGGGAGAGCTTATGGTGAACCTCGTCACCTCGGAGGGTGAGCTTCCAGCGGAGTTCCCTGAATACTTCGACTACGCCACCTCGGTCTACTGGAGCGTTAACAGGACCAAGAGCGATGTCTCCTACGGCGATGTGGAAAGGTTCTGGGGCTCCGAGTTTATACGAGAAAGGCTCGACGACGTTACCTACCTCATACATCCCAACAGCTTTTTCCAGACCAACAGCTATGGGGCGGTCAACCTCCTCAGGGAGGTGGCCAAACTAATTGACGGCGAGCGGGTGCTCGACCTGTACTCTGGCGTTGGGACCTTTGGAATATACCTCGCCAAGCGGGGCTTTAGCGTGGAGGGGGTGGAGGTCAATCCCTTCGCCGTGGAGATGGCCAATAAAAACGCCCAGCTGAACGGCGTTGAGGCAACCTTCAGGATTGGAGAGGACAAAGATGTCGAAAATCTTTCGAAATACGACACGGTAATCGTGGATCCGCCGAGGGCAGGGCTGCATCCGAGATTGGTAAGAAAATTCTTAAAAGAGGGACCGCAAACCATCGTTTACGTCTCCTGCAATCCAAAGACACTCAGAGACAACCTGAATGTCCTCTCCGAGAAATACTCCGTTGAGAGTGCAGTTGGCCTCGACATGTTCCCGCATACACCCCACGTGGAGACGGTTGTCAAACTTAAACTCAAGGTTTAA
- the lrpA gene encoding HTH-type transcriptional regulator LrpA: MLDERDRIIIEMLTRDARTPFTEIAKVLGISETAVRKRVKALEEAGVIRQYTVVVDPSKLGYNLVSLTGVDTLPEKIFEVANKLKELEFVRTVYLTSGDHMIMAEVWAKDGEDLSDIISNRIGKIEGVTKVCPAIILEKLK; encoded by the coding sequence ATGCTTGATGAAAGGGACAGGATCATAATAGAGATGCTCACCAGGGATGCCCGTACTCCTTTCACGGAGATAGCCAAGGTTCTGGGCATCAGCGAGACAGCCGTCAGGAAGAGGGTTAAGGCCCTTGAGGAGGCGGGGGTGATAAGGCAGTACACCGTTGTCGTTGACCCGTCGAAGCTCGGCTACAACCTGGTCAGCCTGACCGGGGTCGATACCCTCCCCGAGAAGATATTTGAAGTGGCCAACAAACTAAAGGAACTGGAATTTGTGCGTACCGTCTACCTCACCAGCGGTGACCACATGATAATGGCCGAGGTATGGGCCAAGGACGGGGAGGATCTCTCCGACATAATCTCCAACAGGATAGGCAAAATCGAGGGCGTTACAAAGGTCTGCCCCGCCATAATTCTCGAAAAGCTGAAGTGA